A part of Falco peregrinus isolate bFalPer1 chromosome 20, bFalPer1.pri, whole genome shotgun sequence genomic DNA contains:
- the PPP1R13L gene encoding LOW QUALITY PROTEIN: relA-associated inhibitor (The sequence of the model RefSeq protein was modified relative to this genomic sequence to represent the inferred CDS: deleted 5 bases in 5 codons) yields the protein CGRPPPTPDPISAEPEPELEGLLQGGEGEGLQRPLSPTRLQPLLPPEAQRDPEFQEVARVLAEMPRPLKRRGSMEQCPPPTLPPTRTRQYQQLITRLLHRPPRRDEPPLPGDTAAASPEMSPPAPGVPENPQSPPPPAPGSPPPATVSTRSERRSALRDPSSPRRRPGARVRLNPLVLLLDAALTGELDVVQQAVAELNDPSQPNDEGITALHNAICGANYAIVDFLIASGANVNSPDSHGWTPLHCAASCNDTGVCVALVRHGAAIFATTTSDGSLAVEKCDPYRQGYADCYNYLTEVEQSMGVLNSGVVYALWDYSAEFGDELSFRRGRARHRAAPASPRRSSTGWRGSLYGHEGYVPRNYFGLFPRVRPQRKKV from the exons GATGtggccgccccccccccaccccggacCCCATCTCCGCGGAGCCGGAGCCGGAGCtggaggggctgctgcaggggggggagggggaggggctGCAACGCCCCCTCAGCCCCACGCgcctccagcccctcctgccccccgaAGCCCAACGGGACCCCGAGTTCCAGGAGGTGGCCCGG GTCCTGGCCGAGATGCCGCGACCCCTCAAACGCCGCGGCTCCATGGagcagtgccccccccccaccctgccccccacccGCACCCGCCAGTACCAGCAGCTCATCACCCGCCTCCTccaccgccccccccgccgcgacGAACCCCCCCTCCCGGGGGACACCGCCGCCGCCTCGCCCGAGATGTCACCTCCCGCCCCGGGGGTCCCCGAGAACCCTCAGAGCCCCCCACCTCcggcccccggcagccccccgcccgccaCGGTGAGTACACGAAGT GAGCGTCGCTCGGCCCTGCGCGACCCCTCCTCGCCCCGCAGACGCCCCGGGGCCCGCGTGCGCCTGAAccccctggtgctgctgctggatgcGGCCCTGACCGGGGAGCTGGACGTGGTGCAGCAGGCGGTGGCCGAG ctgaaCGAC CCCAGCCAGCCCAACGACGAGGGCATCACCGCGCTGCACAACGCCATCTGCGGCGCCAACTACGCCATCGTGGACTTCCTCATCGCCAGCGGCGCCAACGTCAACTCCCCCGACAGCCACGGCTG gaccccGCTGCACTGCGCGGCCTCGTGCAACGACACG GGGGTGTGCGTGGCCCTCGTGCGCCACGGTGCCGCCATCTTCGCCACCACCACCAGCGACGGCAGCCTGGCCGTGGAGAAGTGCGACCCCTACCGGCAGGGCTACGCGGACTGCTACAACTACCTCACCG AGGTGGAGCAGAGCATGGGGGTGCTGAACAGCGGGGTGGTCTACGCGCTGTGGGACTACAGCGCCGAGTTC GGGGACGAGCTGTCCTTCCGTCGAGGGCGAGCCCGTCACCGTGCTGCGCCGgccagccccaggaggagctCGACTGGGTGGAGGGGGTCCCTCTACGGCCACGAGGGCTACGTC CCCCGCAACTATTTTGGG ctcttCCCCAGGGTGCGGCCACAGCGGAAGAAGGTctga
- the LOC101921310 gene encoding leucine-rich repeat and fibronectin type III domain-containing protein 1-like protein isoform X2 — protein MERLVVYLLVISTAVKAMMCPKRCMCQNLSPSFTILCTKTGLLFVPPSIDRRTAELRLMDNFITTLRRKDFANMTNLIHLTLSRNTISQIMPYAFFDLKGLHALHLDSNRLTYINEDHFKGLINLRHLILSNNQLNYISPGSLDDFIETIEDLDLSYNNLVNVPWETIAKLSNVNTVSLDHNLIEFVPEGIFSNLHKLARLDMTSNKLKKIPPDPLFSRIPVYAKSKGSPLSSLVLSFGGNPLHCNCELVWLRRLTREDDLETCASPPELMGKYFWSIKEEEFVCEPPMITHRTPKLTATEGQSISLKCKAVGDPDPYVRWISPDGKLVSNTSRTVSYENGTLDILVTSLTDKGTFTCIASNAAGESTAPVELLVTPYPNLANSTNCDKDAEPGPSDILISAKSSFPNETKAQQEKAVVVAELTSSSALIQWPSQHHLPGIRMYQIQYNSSADDILVYRT, from the exons ATGGAAAGGCTGGTTGTCTATCTACTGGTAATTAGCACAGCTGTGAAGGCCATGATGTGTCCCAAAAGATGCATGTGTCAAAACCTGTCTCCATCCTTCACAATTCTCTGTACGAAGACGGGGCTCCTCTTTGTGCCCCCCAGTATCGACAGGAGAACGGCAGAGCTAAGGTTGATGGATAACTTTATCACGACGCTTAGGAGGAAAGATTTTGCAAATATGACGAATCTAATTCATTTGACGCTGTCAAGGAATACAATAAGTCAAATCATGCCTTATGCATTttttgatcttaaaggtcttcaCGCCTTGCACTTGGATAGTAATAGGCTGACTTACATCAACGAAGACCATTTCAAAGGTTTAATTAACCTCCGGCATTTAATACTCAGTAACAATCAATTAAACTATATTTCTCCCGGGTCATTGGACGACTTCATTGAGACAATTGAAGATTTGGACCTGTCCTACAACAACCTCGTGAATGTTCCTTGGGAAACAATTGCCAAACTTTCTAACGTCAATACGGTCAGTTTGGATCATAATCTCATCGAGTTTGTGCCGGAGGGAATCTTCTCAAACCTTCACAAGCTTGCCCGTCTGGACATGACCTCCAACAAGCTGAAAAAGATCCCTCCCGAtcctttgttttccagaatACCGGTGTACGCCAAGTCCAAAGGGTCGCCGCTGTCGTCCCTGGTGCTGAGCTTCGGGGGGAACCCTTTGCACTGCAACTGCGAACTGGTGTGGCTGAGGCGTCTCACCAGAGAAGATGACCTAGAGACCTGCGCCTCCCCGCCAGAACTGATGGGCAAATACTTCTGGTCAATTAAAGAGGAGGAATTTGTCTGCGAACCCCCGATGATAACACACCGAACCCCCAAACTCACGGCGACGGAAGGCCAAAGCATCTCGTTGAAGTGTAAAGCGGTTGGAGATCCGGATCCCTACGTCCGATGGATCTCACCCGACGGGAAGCTGGTCTCTAACACATCTAGGACGGTTTCTTATGAGAACGGTACTCTGGATATTTTGGTGACTTCTTTGACCGACAAGGGCACGTTTACCTGCATAGCATCGAATGCTGCGGGAGAGTCGACGGCGCCGGTCGAGCTCCTCGTTACCCCATACCCTAACCTCGCCAACAGCACCAACTGCGACAAAGACGCGGAGCCTGGCCCTTCAGATATCCTCATCTCTGCCAAGTCCAGCTTTCCAAACGAAACGAAGGCTCAGCAAGAGAAGGCGGTCGTGGTGGCTGAGCTGACGTCGTCCTCCGCCCTCATCCAGTGGCCTtctcagcatcacctccctgggATCCGAATGTACCAGATCCAGTATAACAGCTCTGCCGATGACATCCTAGTGTACAG GACGTGA
- the LOC101921310 gene encoding leucine-rich repeat and fibronectin type III domain-containing protein 1-like protein isoform X1 encodes MERLVVYLLVISTAVKAMMCPKRCMCQNLSPSFTILCTKTGLLFVPPSIDRRTAELRLMDNFITTLRRKDFANMTNLIHLTLSRNTISQIMPYAFFDLKGLHALHLDSNRLTYINEDHFKGLINLRHLILSNNQLNYISPGSLDDFIETIEDLDLSYNNLVNVPWETIAKLSNVNTVSLDHNLIEFVPEGIFSNLHKLARLDMTSNKLKKIPPDPLFSRIPVYAKSKGSPLSSLVLSFGGNPLHCNCELVWLRRLTREDDLETCASPPELMGKYFWSIKEEEFVCEPPMITHRTPKLTATEGQSISLKCKAVGDPDPYVRWISPDGKLVSNTSRTVSYENGTLDILVTSLTDKGTFTCIASNAAGESTAPVELLVTPYPNLANSTNCDKDAEPGPSDILISAKSSFPNETKAQQEKAVVVAELTSSSALIQWPSQHHLPGIRMYQIQYNSSADDILVYRMIPAASKSFFLTDLVAGREYDLCVLAVYDDGLTSLTATRVIGCVQFTTQEEYKQCRSLHAQFLGGTMIIIIGGIIVASVLVFIFILLMKYKVYNNHHKNKTTKVNNVCSQTNGSQSGSMARSTSKLAERRESLHQECSGSSVKGKTVVDLDCEKVTPTNTTFLTTDALS; translated from the exons ATGGAAAGGCTGGTTGTCTATCTACTGGTAATTAGCACAGCTGTGAAGGCCATGATGTGTCCCAAAAGATGCATGTGTCAAAACCTGTCTCCATCCTTCACAATTCTCTGTACGAAGACGGGGCTCCTCTTTGTGCCCCCCAGTATCGACAGGAGAACGGCAGAGCTAAGGTTGATGGATAACTTTATCACGACGCTTAGGAGGAAAGATTTTGCAAATATGACGAATCTAATTCATTTGACGCTGTCAAGGAATACAATAAGTCAAATCATGCCTTATGCATTttttgatcttaaaggtcttcaCGCCTTGCACTTGGATAGTAATAGGCTGACTTACATCAACGAAGACCATTTCAAAGGTTTAATTAACCTCCGGCATTTAATACTCAGTAACAATCAATTAAACTATATTTCTCCCGGGTCATTGGACGACTTCATTGAGACAATTGAAGATTTGGACCTGTCCTACAACAACCTCGTGAATGTTCCTTGGGAAACAATTGCCAAACTTTCTAACGTCAATACGGTCAGTTTGGATCATAATCTCATCGAGTTTGTGCCGGAGGGAATCTTCTCAAACCTTCACAAGCTTGCCCGTCTGGACATGACCTCCAACAAGCTGAAAAAGATCCCTCCCGAtcctttgttttccagaatACCGGTGTACGCCAAGTCCAAAGGGTCGCCGCTGTCGTCCCTGGTGCTGAGCTTCGGGGGGAACCCTTTGCACTGCAACTGCGAACTGGTGTGGCTGAGGCGTCTCACCAGAGAAGATGACCTAGAGACCTGCGCCTCCCCGCCAGAACTGATGGGCAAATACTTCTGGTCAATTAAAGAGGAGGAATTTGTCTGCGAACCCCCGATGATAACACACCGAACCCCCAAACTCACGGCGACGGAAGGCCAAAGCATCTCGTTGAAGTGTAAAGCGGTTGGAGATCCGGATCCCTACGTCCGATGGATCTCACCCGACGGGAAGCTGGTCTCTAACACATCTAGGACGGTTTCTTATGAGAACGGTACTCTGGATATTTTGGTGACTTCTTTGACCGACAAGGGCACGTTTACCTGCATAGCATCGAATGCTGCGGGAGAGTCGACGGCGCCGGTCGAGCTCCTCGTTACCCCATACCCTAACCTCGCCAACAGCACCAACTGCGACAAAGACGCGGAGCCTGGCCCTTCAGATATCCTCATCTCTGCCAAGTCCAGCTTTCCAAACGAAACGAAGGCTCAGCAAGAGAAGGCGGTCGTGGTGGCTGAGCTGACGTCGTCCTCCGCCCTCATCCAGTGGCCTtctcagcatcacctccctgggATCCGAATGTACCAGATCCAGTATAACAGCTCTGCCGATGACATCCTAGTGTACAG GATGATTCCAGCTGCTAGTAAATCCTTCTTCTTGACTGATCTGGTTGCAGGACGTGAGTACGACCTCTGTGTCCTTGCTGTTTATGACGATGGATTGACGTCTCTGACGGCAACCAGAGTGATCGGGTGCGTGCAGTTCACAACGCAGGAGGAATACAAACAGTGCCGATCCCTTCACGCGCAGTTCCTGGGAGGAACCATGATCATCATTATCGGGGGAATCATTGTGGCCTCAGTTCTTGTTTTCATCTTCATCCTCCTCATGAAATACAAAGTCTACAACaaccaccacaaaaacaaaacgACAAAAGTGAACAATGTCTGCTCTCAAACCAACGGGAGCCAGAGTGGCTCGATGGCTCGATCCACTTCGAAACTTGCAGAGAGACGGGAAAGTTTGCACCAGGAATGCTCGGGCTCTTCCGTCAAAGGCAAAACTGTTGTAGATTTGGATTGTGAAAAAGTGACTCCAACCAACACAACCTTTTTAACAACTGATGCGTTATCTTAA